In Actinoplanes lobatus, the DNA window CGGTCAGTTCGCGCGCGATCCGCAAAACCTGATCCCGCCCCGTCCGCGGTGGGACCACCCGGCGAGAAGCGTTGTCGAACAGGATCGCCCCGACCCGGTTCCCCCCTTGGGAGATCAACCGCCCGATACTGATCGCCAGATCGGCCGCGGTCGACTCCTTACCGGCACCCCCACCGAAGCGCATCGACGCCGACCGGTCGATCACCAGCCAGGCGGTCATCTCGCGATCCTCGGTGTACAACCGCACGAACGGCTCGTCCACCCGCGCCGTCACGTTCCAGTCGATGTGCCGGACGTCGTCCTCGGGGGTGTAGGCCCGCAGGTCGGTGAAGTCGAGCCCGGCCCCGTGCCACACGGTCCGGTAGGAACCCTGCAGGCGCCCGTCGAGGCGGCGCCCGAGCTTCCACTCGAGGCGCCGCAGCAGCCGATCGGGGGCCGTCGTCATCGAGTCCGGCCCGCCGGCTCCGGGAACGTCATGTTCGCCAGGATCTTGGCGATGATCAGATCCGCGGTGACCTCGTCGGAGAGCGCCTCGTAGGAGAGCACGAGCCGGTGCCGCAGCACGTCCAGGGCCAGGTCGCCGAGGTCCTCGGGCACCACGTACTCGCGGCCGCGGATGTAGGCCAGCGCCCGGGCGGCCAGCACCAGGCTGATCGAGGACCGCGGGCTGGCGCCGAAGGTGACGTACCGGGCCAGGTCGGTGAGCCCCACCCGGGCCGGGTCACGGGTGGCGTGCGACAGGTTGACCGCGAACTCGATCA includes these proteins:
- a CDS encoding DUF58 domain-containing protein gives rise to the protein MTTAPDRLLRRLEWKLGRRLDGRLQGSYRTVWHGAGLDFTDLRAYTPEDDVRHIDWNVTARVDEPFVRLYTEDREMTAWLVIDRSASMRFGGGAGKESTAADLAISIGRLISQGGNRVGAILFDNASRRVVPPRTGRDQVLRIARELTGNVPKKSDKTTDLAAMLNLAATTTSKRRSLVFVMSDFIGDPGWDRPLARLAHRHEVVVIRVVDPAELELPDLGLILVEDAETGEQLLVDTSDPLLRARLTEQVGAREREVAEAMRRAGVDPHRITTDQDMLATLVDMVRRSGRRPR